One region of Dokdonia sp. 4H-3-7-5 genomic DNA includes:
- a CDS encoding L-dopachrome tautomerase-related protein: MNKTILSLLVIFSIISCKNTTETKEVQKTQESPVITEVASFTGQQVTGVTVSNEGRIFANFPRWRKGVENSVVEVLENNESGAFPNEQWNTWEDGKKVNDSLFVAVQSVVAFNNDLYVVDTRNPLFGGVIDNPKIFVFDLTTNSLKRTYTIAESSIHKDSYINDVRVDAKNNKAYFTDSGHAGLVVLDLESGASKRVLNEHTSTLAEVSQLTFPDGSTWENKVHSDGIALDVNNDILYYHALSGYSLYAIPTSTLINGTQEEIENSVSLVKKTSAPDGMILDDASNLYFADLENNKVMKMDTNTKEVSTLIEGDQVRWADTFSIYKGDLYYTNSRINEITGPLGDMKFTINKVSID; the protein is encoded by the coding sequence ATGAATAAAACAATACTATCGCTGCTAGTTATATTTTCTATAATAAGCTGCAAGAACACTACAGAAACAAAAGAAGTACAAAAAACTCAAGAAAGCCCAGTAATCACTGAAGTAGCTTCTTTTACGGGACAACAAGTTACAGGTGTCACGGTAAGTAATGAGGGAAGAATATTTGCTAATTTCCCAAGATGGAGAAAAGGTGTTGAAAACTCTGTAGTTGAAGTATTAGAAAATAATGAGTCGGGTGCATTCCCTAACGAACAGTGGAATACATGGGAAGATGGAAAAAAAGTTAATGATTCGCTTTTTGTAGCGGTACAATCTGTAGTCGCTTTCAATAATGACTTATATGTAGTTGATACTCGTAATCCACTATTTGGTGGTGTGATTGACAACCCAAAAATCTTTGTATTTGACCTAACTACAAACTCATTAAAACGCACCTACACTATTGCTGAAAGTAGCATCCATAAAGACTCATACATAAACGATGTGCGTGTAGATGCAAAAAACAATAAGGCTTACTTTACAGACTCTGGACATGCAGGACTTGTAGTTTTAGATCTTGAGTCTGGAGCATCTAAAAGAGTGCTTAATGAACACACCTCAACACTAGCTGAAGTAAGCCAACTTACATTTCCTGATGGCAGTACTTGGGAGAACAAAGTACATTCTGATGGTATTGCATTAGACGTAAATAATGACATTTTATATTACCACGCACTAAGCGGTTATAGCTTATATGCTATCCCAACTTCAACACTTATTAATGGCACACAAGAAGAGATAGAAAATAGCGTCTCTTTAGTTAAAAAAACGAGCGCACCAGACGGGATGATACTTGATGATGCTAGTAACCTTTACTTCGCCGACTTAGAAAATAATAAGGTGATGAAAATGGATACTAATACTAAAGAAGTATCTACACTTATTGAAGGTGACCAAGTGCGCTGGGCAGATACCTTTAGTATTTACAAAGGTGATTTATACTACACCAACTCTAGAATTAATGAAATTACAGGTCCTCTAGGAGACATGAAATTTACTATTAATAAAGTGAGTATTGATTAA
- a CDS encoding ATP-grasp domain-containing protein produces the protein MFLIDKPFASDFLIATIKENNYPIIATPVAKSIAQDDTLNWIDEQDAVAIYKDNPDTTLYSNSENALVWIEQHLGDSTLARQINILKDKVQFRELTKSLFPDFHFQKLSLTDVHLLDSAILKFPFVIKPSVGFFSIGVHIIQDQNDWEKAKKELHPEKLKSIFPKDVLDTTYFIIEEFIQGEEFAIDYYHNANGEVVILNILHHLFSSGKDTSDRVYCTSKDIITSHSVAIHEFLSALGQELQLKNFPAHAEIRIDASGKITPIEVNPLRFGGFCTTGDSLGITVDFNSYVCFRESKKPNWDQIFKGKEDKVFSIIILDNSTGIPAESIKSFDYEKIATKFEKPVLVRPLDIHSYPVFGFIFTETNPDNERELTDILTSDLKEYVTT, from the coding sequence ATGTTTTTGATAGATAAGCCATTTGCTTCAGATTTTCTTATTGCAACTATAAAGGAAAATAACTATCCCATTATTGCAACTCCCGTGGCAAAGTCCATCGCTCAAGATGACACGCTTAACTGGATAGATGAGCAGGATGCGGTAGCTATTTATAAAGATAATCCAGATACAACGCTATACTCTAACTCAGAAAATGCGTTAGTATGGATAGAACAACATCTAGGAGATAGCACACTTGCTCGCCAGATAAATATCTTGAAGGATAAAGTCCAGTTTAGAGAACTTACTAAAAGTTTGTTTCCAGACTTTCATTTTCAAAAGCTTTCTCTAACGGATGTCCATCTTCTAGATTCGGCTATCTTAAAATTTCCTTTTGTTATAAAACCTAGTGTTGGCTTTTTCAGTATAGGTGTTCATATCATTCAAGATCAAAACGATTGGGAAAAGGCAAAGAAAGAGCTACACCCAGAGAAGCTCAAAAGCATCTTTCCAAAAGACGTACTGGACACCACGTATTTCATTATTGAAGAATTTATTCAAGGAGAGGAATTTGCTATAGATTACTATCACAATGCAAATGGTGAGGTTGTAATCTTAAACATTTTACACCACCTCTTCTCTTCTGGAAAAGACACTAGCGATCGCGTTTATTGCACCTCAAAAGATATTATCACCTCTCATAGTGTTGCCATACATGAATTTTTAAGTGCATTAGGACAAGAATTACAACTCAAGAATTTTCCTGCGCATGCAGAGATACGCATAGATGCTTCTGGAAAAATCACTCCTATTGAGGTTAATCCGCTGCGTTTTGGAGGATTTTGTACTACAGGTGACTCACTTGGTATTACTGTAGATTTTAATTCTTATGTATGCTTTCGCGAAAGCAAAAAACCTAACTGGGACCAGATATTTAAAGGCAAGGAAGATAAAGTCTTTAGCATTATCATACTAGATAATAGCACGGGTATCCCTGCAGAAAGCATCAAAAGTTTTGACTACGAAAAGATAGCTACAAAGTTTGAAAAACCAGTATTAGTAAGACCACTAGATATACATAGCTATCCTGTATTTGGATTTATTTTTACAGAGACAAATCCTGATAATGAGCGCGAACTCACAGATATCTTAACTTCTGATTTAAAAGAATACGTGACTACATGA
- a CDS encoding MarC family protein, whose amino-acid sequence MSEIITSIFFIFAVIDPIGSIPVYLEATKEFDLRHKKKIAIRASVIAFLILLFFIVIGQLILEGMSVSLNAFQISGGVILFLFALTMIFGDGKPEEEKSKITDYKHVTIFPIAIPSIASPGAIMAVVLMTDNHIYSIQEQFIATALVLFVIGLTCLILLGANKLQERIGNYGITVISKIMGLILAAYAVQSILSGISSYFGTATA is encoded by the coding sequence ATGTCTGAAATCATCACTTCCATTTTCTTCATTTTTGCAGTAATCGATCCTATAGGATCTATCCCTGTATATCTAGAAGCTACAAAAGAATTTGATTTACGTCACAAAAAGAAAATTGCTATTAGAGCTTCTGTGATAGCATTTTTAATACTCTTATTTTTTATTGTGATAGGGCAGCTCATTCTTGAGGGTATGTCTGTTTCATTAAATGCCTTCCAAATCTCTGGAGGAGTAATACTATTTCTATTTGCGCTGACTATGATTTTTGGCGATGGTAAACCGGAGGAGGAAAAGAGTAAGATTACAGATTACAAACACGTGACCATATTCCCTATTGCGATACCATCTATTGCTTCACCTGGGGCAATTATGGCAGTAGTGTTAATGACAGATAATCACATTTACTCCATACAAGAGCAGTTTATAGCTACAGCGCTCGTGCTATTTGTGATAGGACTTACTTGTTTGATTTTACTTGGAGCAAATAAACTTCAAGAGCGCATAGGTAACTACGGGATTACAGTTATTAGTAAAATAATGGGACTCATCTTAGCCGCATATGCTGTACAAAGTATTTTAAGCGGGATAAGCTCTTATTTTGGAACCGCTACGGCTTAA
- the radC gene encoding RadC family protein, translated as MAIKTSTDAASYISIKNWSEDDRPREKLMIKGRSVLSDAELIAILISSGSREESAVALSKRILSQAENNLSELGKFSVKDLMKFKGIGEAKAVTIAAALELGRRRSGGETLSRKRISSSKDAYQILQPIIGELGHEEFWVLFLNNSNKVLRKEQVSKGGLTGTLVDVRLVMKTAIELSAVGMILGHNHPSGTLKPSQADKLLTAKLKTAAQSLDIQVLDHIIVTEKQYFSFADDGIL; from the coding sequence ATGGCTATAAAAACATCTACAGACGCTGCTTCCTATATTTCTATAAAAAATTGGTCCGAAGATGATAGGCCACGAGAGAAATTGATGATTAAAGGAAGATCTGTATTATCTGATGCTGAGTTAATCGCTATTTTAATAAGTTCTGGATCTCGAGAAGAAAGCGCAGTTGCACTAAGTAAGCGCATTCTCTCACAAGCTGAGAATAATCTTTCAGAGCTGGGTAAATTTTCGGTAAAAGATTTAATGAAATTTAAAGGAATAGGAGAGGCAAAGGCGGTTACTATTGCTGCTGCGCTAGAACTAGGGAGAAGGAGAAGTGGTGGAGAGACGCTTTCGCGAAAGCGTATTTCTTCCTCAAAAGATGCTTATCAAATATTACAACCTATAATAGGAGAGCTAGGTCATGAAGAATTCTGGGTATTATTTTTAAATAATTCAAATAAGGTGTTACGCAAGGAACAAGTGAGTAAAGGCGGACTTACGGGAACGCTAGTAGATGTGCGGTTAGTCATGAAAACAGCTATAGAACTCAGTGCTGTCGGTATGATTTTAGGACATAATCACCCTTCTGGAACGCTTAAACCATCACAGGCAGACAAGTTACTTACGGCCAAACTAAAAACGGCTGCGCAGAGTCTAGATATCCAAGTCTTAGACCATATTATTGTGACCGAAAAGCAGTATTTTAGCTTTGCCGATGACGGCATTCTATAA
- a CDS encoding polysaccharide deacetylase family protein, with translation MLLVYTHKITPRVSYTFKHICTRILGVPVQFTSKLEAFIAHEGPKLSYTNKKLGNELHIRSTDLLFDQGVLSMDVSVQDWDGVPCFFQIREATTEIPYDIFAATFYLLSRYEEYLPHVKDELGRFPASESLGGIHGFLQQPVIDVWIHRFAAVLVNKFPLIEIKNNAYSTHMMITVPQAFKYRKLGVLRMLGGYMRDISKLRLREILKRTQVLVGARKDPYDTFGWLTNVQKNEKCLFQVFFQVGDYGKDGKNIKHSKRSFQSTIKMVGDYCKVGLLVSPQAARDKVSLGLERKRLEEIEHRPLRSIHISNFKLNLPHVYRDALDQEIQQDFTMGYDGIIGFRAGTSQSFLYYDLDYEIQTPLVINPVCMQSDAIINYKNHTIDFVLLKELQDRLKSIGGVFRISFSNASFDDIYSKKLFRHLLANG, from the coding sequence ATGTTACTCGTTTATACGCATAAAATTACACCTCGTGTTTCATATACATTCAAGCATATATGTACACGTATTCTTGGGGTGCCAGTGCAGTTCACTAGTAAGCTAGAAGCTTTTATTGCTCACGAGGGACCTAAACTTTCATATACCAACAAAAAATTAGGTAACGAACTTCACATAAGAAGTACAGACTTGCTTTTTGATCAAGGAGTGCTCTCTATGGATGTAAGTGTGCAAGACTGGGATGGTGTTCCGTGCTTTTTCCAAATAAGAGAAGCAACGACAGAGATTCCTTATGATATTTTTGCCGCAACATTTTACTTGTTAAGTAGGTATGAAGAGTATTTACCACACGTAAAAGATGAGTTGGGACGCTTTCCTGCATCAGAGAGTCTCGGTGGTATACATGGGTTTTTGCAGCAACCAGTTATTGATGTTTGGATACATCGCTTTGCTGCAGTACTTGTTAATAAATTTCCATTAATCGAGATAAAAAACAATGCATATAGCACCCATATGATGATTACCGTGCCGCAAGCTTTTAAATATAGAAAGCTAGGTGTGTTGCGCATGCTGGGAGGTTATATGCGAGATATAAGTAAATTACGCTTGCGCGAAATTTTAAAACGTACGCAAGTTCTCGTAGGTGCTCGTAAAGATCCTTATGACACCTTTGGGTGGCTTACAAATGTGCAGAAAAATGAGAAGTGTCTCTTTCAGGTATTTTTTCAAGTAGGAGATTATGGTAAGGACGGGAAGAATATAAAGCATTCAAAACGTAGTTTTCAAAGCACCATAAAAATGGTGGGAGATTATTGTAAAGTAGGTTTGCTGGTTTCACCGCAAGCAGCACGTGATAAGGTTTCTTTAGGTTTAGAACGTAAGCGTCTTGAAGAAATAGAGCACAGACCGTTGCGCAGTATACATATCTCAAATTTTAAATTGAATTTGCCACACGTATATCGAGATGCGTTAGATCAAGAGATTCAACAAGATTTTACCATGGGATATGATGGGATTATAGGCTTTAGAGCAGGTACATCGCAATCATTTTTATACTATGATCTCGATTATGAAATCCAGACGCCACTAGTGATAAATCCCGTGTGCATGCAGTCTGATGCAATTATAAATTATAAAAACCATACTATTGATTTTGTACTTCTCAAGGAGTTACAAGATCGCCTTAAAAGCATAGGAGGCGTGTTTAGAATTTCATTTTCTAACGCTTCCTTTGATGATATTTACAGTAAAAAACTCTTTAGACACTTACTAGCAAATGGCTAA
- a CDS encoding YjjG family noncanonical pyrimidine nucleotidase has translation MANITDIFFDLDHTLWDFDRNSGLAFAKIFELNNLSINYDEFLEVYSPINFQQWKWYREERITKAQLRYGRFKKTFDKMGISVTDDIIDRLSDDYINHLPENNFLFDGTIELLDYLAPNYKMHIITNGFQEVQTTKMEKSGLAPYFKTMTTSESANVKKPNPKIFHVAMEKAGATAGSSIMIGDTYEADVVGAINVGMDAICFNYHKLVLPQGIKEVNSIIQLRDHL, from the coding sequence ATGGCTAACATTACAGATATATTTTTTGACCTAGATCACACATTATGGGACTTTGACCGTAATAGTGGTTTGGCTTTCGCCAAAATTTTTGAACTCAACAATCTGTCTATTAATTACGACGAGTTCTTAGAAGTTTATAGCCCTATAAATTTCCAGCAATGGAAATGGTATCGAGAAGAGCGCATTACAAAAGCACAACTGCGCTACGGAAGGTTTAAAAAGACCTTTGATAAAATGGGTATTTCTGTAACAGATGATATTATTGATAGACTCTCTGACGATTACATCAACCACTTACCAGAGAATAACTTTCTATTTGATGGTACCATAGAACTACTAGATTATCTAGCGCCTAACTATAAGATGCACATTATTACAAATGGTTTTCAAGAGGTGCAAACTACCAAAATGGAAAAGTCTGGACTAGCACCTTATTTTAAAACCATGACCACTAGTGAGTCTGCCAATGTGAAAAAGCCAAATCCTAAAATTTTTCATGTAGCTATGGAAAAGGCAGGCGCAACAGCTGGTAGTAGCATTATGATAGGCGATACTTATGAAGCAGATGTTGTAGGTGCTATTAATGTAGGTATGGATGCAATTTGTTTTAATTACCACAAACTAGTGTTACCGCAAGGAATAAAAGAAGTCAATAGTATCATTCAGCTTAGAGATCATTTATAG